In a genomic window of Methylovirgula sp. 4M-Z18:
- a CDS encoding 3-deoxy-D-manno-octulosonic acid transferase, translated as MIKKHPLLTLYRGATRALSPFAGAFLTWRLAKGKEDRARLKERRGFASAPRPAGNLAWLHGASVGESISLLPLVDQLLARNFFVLVTTGTVTSAEILTQRLPARCLHQFLPLDAPAFVRRFLDHWRPDLALVAESELWPNLVYETNERHIPLVLVNARMSERSLKRWQRLPKLIGALLSRIDLILTQTQDEAARYMRLGAPRVLVSGNMKYDVPPPTADPAKLAELTAAIGDRPVWTAAVTREGEEEICGDAHLRLRERFPELLTIIVPRHSNRGGEINAQLTKLGLNVAARSKNETITPRTHVYLADTMGELGLFYRCSNLVLMGRTFTGFGSNPIEPAKLGCAILHGPEYSNFKEVYETLDAEHGGLMVEDAEELAIALAAFLTDASKLRGTARIAKEVVQHQGGATSRIMHAIEPYLMQMSMELHQ; from the coding sequence ATGATCAAGAAACACCCGCTCCTCACCCTCTACCGCGGCGCGACGCGCGCGCTGAGCCCCTTTGCCGGCGCGTTTCTGACCTGGCGCCTGGCCAAGGGCAAAGAAGACCGTGCGCGGCTGAAGGAGCGGCGCGGCTTTGCCTCGGCTCCGCGCCCCGCCGGGAACCTCGCCTGGTTGCACGGCGCGAGCGTGGGCGAAAGCATTTCGCTGCTGCCGCTGGTCGATCAATTGCTGGCGCGCAACTTTTTCGTGCTGGTCACAACGGGCACCGTCACATCCGCCGAAATCCTCACGCAGCGCCTGCCGGCGCGATGCCTGCACCAGTTCCTGCCTTTGGACGCACCGGCGTTCGTCCGGCGTTTTCTTGACCATTGGCGGCCCGATCTCGCGCTTGTCGCAGAATCCGAACTCTGGCCGAACCTGGTCTACGAGACGAACGAGCGGCATATCCCGCTCGTGCTCGTCAATGCACGCATGTCCGAGCGGTCGCTGAAACGTTGGCAAAGATTGCCGAAACTGATCGGCGCGCTGCTGAGCCGGATCGACCTGATTTTAACGCAGACCCAGGACGAGGCTGCGCGTTACATGCGGCTCGGTGCGCCGCGGGTTCTCGTCTCCGGCAATATGAAATACGATGTGCCGCCGCCAACCGCCGATCCGGCGAAACTCGCGGAGCTCACGGCGGCCATCGGCGACCGGCCGGTCTGGACCGCCGCGGTGACGCGGGAAGGCGAAGAGGAGATTTGCGGCGATGCGCATCTGCGCCTGCGCGAGCGCTTTCCGGAACTTCTCACCATCATCGTGCCGCGCCATTCCAATCGCGGCGGCGAGATCAATGCGCAATTGACGAAACTCGGCCTTAATGTCGCGGCGCGCTCGAAGAATGAGACCATTACGCCGCGAACCCACGTGTATCTCGCCGATACGATGGGCGAATTGGGGCTGTTCTACCGCTGCAGCAATCTCGTCCTGATGGGCCGCACCTTCACCGGTTTCGGCTCCAATCCGATCGAACCGGCCAAGCTCGGCTGCGCCATTCTGCACGGTCCGGAATACAGCAATTTCAAAGAAGTTTATGAAACCCTCGACGCCGAACATGGCGGCCTGATGGTCGAAGATGCGGAGGAACTCGCCATTGCGCTGGCGGCCTTCCTGACCGACGCGTCGAAATTGCGCGGCACGGCGCGCATCGCCAAAGAGGTGGTGCAGCATCAAGGCGGCGCGACGAGCCGTATCATGCACGCGATCGAGCCCTATCTGATGCAGATGTCGATGGAGTTGCATCAGTGA
- a CDS encoding lysophospholipid acyltransferase family protein codes for MLKKLSRARPVQELAGYMAAGYLRFVKNTTDFVRVPEGLETILLDHWPPIIAMWHGQHIMMSFGRPPGRPASALISRHDDAEINAIALRHLDVEAIRGSGSEGVAGKMQRRGGVQALRAMIQALQSGRMVVLTADVPKIARIAGDGIVTLAKLSGRPIFPAAVVKNRRFDFQSWDRASFPKPFGKGAIVLGAPIFVAADADRSTLESARLAVQAGLDDVHKRAYDLVGDRDPGADLRKSS; via the coding sequence ATGCTGAAAAAACTGTCGCGCGCGCGCCCCGTGCAAGAACTCGCCGGCTATATGGCGGCCGGCTACCTGCGGTTCGTGAAAAATACGACCGATTTTGTTCGCGTGCCGGAAGGTCTCGAGACCATTCTGCTCGACCATTGGCCGCCGATCATCGCCATGTGGCATGGCCAGCACATCATGATGTCCTTCGGCCGCCCGCCCGGCCGGCCGGCGAGCGCCTTGATCTCGCGGCATGACGATGCGGAGATCAACGCCATTGCGCTGCGCCATCTCGATGTCGAAGCCATTCGCGGATCGGGATCGGAGGGCGTTGCCGGCAAGATGCAGCGGCGCGGCGGCGTGCAGGCGTTGCGCGCCATGATCCAGGCACTACAAAGCGGCCGGATGGTCGTGCTGACCGCCGATGTTCCGAAAATCGCCCGCATCGCCGGCGACGGCATCGTCACGCTCGCCAAATTGTCGGGCCGTCCGATCTTTCCCGCAGCGGTCGTGAAGAACCGCCGTTTCGACTTCCAGTCGTGGGACCGTGCCAGCTTTCCCAAACCCTTCGGCAAAGGCGCCATCGTTCTCGGCGCGCCGATTTTCGTGGCGGCGGACGCCGACAGATCCACGCTCGAATCGGCGCGGCTGGCGGTGCAGGCGGGTCTCGATGACGTTCACAAACGCGCCTATGATCTGGTCGGCGATCGCGACCCGGGCGCCGATTTGCGCAAGAGCTCATGA
- a CDS encoding DUF4170 domain-containing protein has translation MSESKQLLHLVLGGELEDLNSTTFKDLSKVDLVGVYPNFAQAQAAWKAKAQGSVDNAQMRYFVVHLHRLLDPEATAD, from the coding sequence ATGAGCGAATCGAAGCAGTTGTTGCATCTCGTCCTTGGCGGCGAATTGGAAGATTTGAACAGCACCACCTTCAAAGACCTGTCCAAGGTCGACCTCGTGGGCGTCTATCCCAATTTCGCGCAGGCCCAGGCGGCGTGGAAAGCCAAAGCGCAGGGCTCGGTCGACAATGCACAGATGCGCTATTTCGTGGTCCATCTGCACCGCCTGCTCGATCCTGAGGCAACGGCCGACTGA
- a CDS encoding 3'(2'),5'-bisphosphate nucleotidase CysQ has translation MTSSIPDPAAARDILVRAVEAAGPLALRYFREGESTSAKVAHKHGNSPVTEADHLVDEALAKALRPAFPEAGWLSEESADDETRLDKDLTLIVDPIDGTRGFMTGDSCWTICAALVHRGRPIAGVVYAPARDETFAAALGHGAVLNGRTLRLDAWQPEAGLRIAGPRSAIFDFERLGYTIERRSYVPSLAYRIALVAADRADAAVATKNSHDWDIAAIDLIVAEAGGRLTDLAGEPPRYNCPVPRHPPLIASKANLHGILLEALPPVA, from the coding sequence ATGACATCCTCCATTCCCGATCCGGCCGCAGCGCGCGATATATTGGTGCGGGCGGTGGAAGCGGCCGGTCCGCTGGCTTTGCGCTATTTCCGCGAAGGGGAATCCACCTCGGCGAAGGTCGCCCATAAGCACGGCAATTCGCCGGTGACGGAAGCCGACCATCTCGTCGATGAGGCCCTTGCGAAGGCGCTGCGGCCAGCCTTTCCGGAAGCCGGATGGCTGTCGGAGGAAAGCGCCGACGACGAAACCCGCCTCGACAAGGACCTGACGCTGATCGTCGATCCGATCGACGGCACCAGGGGCTTCATGACGGGCGATTCCTGCTGGACCATCTGTGCCGCCCTGGTGCATCGAGGCCGCCCCATCGCCGGTGTCGTCTACGCCCCGGCGCGGGACGAGACCTTTGCCGCGGCTCTCGGTCACGGCGCGGTGCTCAATGGCCGGACGCTCCGCCTTGACGCCTGGCAACCCGAAGCTGGCCTGCGGATTGCCGGCCCGCGCAGCGCGATTTTCGATTTCGAGCGGCTCGGATACACGATCGAGCGCCGCTCCTATGTTCCGTCCCTGGCCTATCGGATCGCGCTGGTGGCGGCAGACCGCGCAGACGCGGCCGTCGCCACCAAAAATTCGCACGATTGGGATATTGCGGCGATCGATCTGATCGTCGCGGAAGCGGGCGGCAGGCTCACGGATCTCGCCGGGGAACCGCCGCGCTACAATTGTCCCGTACCGCGCCATCCGCCCCTGATCGCCAGCAAGGCGAACCTGCATGGGATTTTGCTCGAAGCCCTGCCGCCCGTCGCCTGA
- the ubiA gene encoding 4-hydroxybenzoate octaprenyltransferase, which produces MSASAQLPDAARGNLFTRLAPPAFLPFVQLARLDRPIGWWLVLLPCWWSSSLAAVASHASPNLLHILLFLIGAMSMRGAGSTYNDLVDRDLDAKVERTKGRPLPSGRASVKAAILFLGAQAFIGFLVVISFNTFTILLSFASLLIVAIYPFMKRVTSWPQAVLGLAFAWGGLVGWSAFTGSLAWPAVLIYAAANFWTMGYDTIYALQDARDDAIAGIKSTARFFGSNVRSGVALLYTAAVILTALAAVLAHAGLLAWLGVAGFAAHLAWQVRSIEIGNVTLSLRLFRSNRDAGLILFAGFFLQALIGA; this is translated from the coding sequence ATGTCCGCCTCGGCCCAATTGCCGGACGCCGCCCGCGGCAATCTTTTCACACGGCTCGCACCGCCCGCATTTTTGCCCTTCGTGCAATTGGCCCGGCTTGACCGGCCGATCGGATGGTGGCTGGTGCTGCTGCCGTGCTGGTGGTCATCGAGCCTCGCAGCCGTCGCCTCGCATGCGAGCCCCAATCTTCTGCACATTTTGTTGTTCCTGATCGGTGCCATGTCGATGCGGGGTGCCGGATCGACCTACAATGATCTTGTCGACCGCGATCTCGATGCGAAGGTCGAGCGCACCAAGGGCCGCCCGCTGCCATCGGGCCGCGCCAGCGTCAAAGCCGCCATCTTGTTCCTGGGCGCGCAAGCATTCATTGGCTTTCTAGTGGTGATCAGTTTCAATACGTTCACCATCCTGCTCAGTTTTGCCTCGCTGCTGATCGTCGCGATCTACCCGTTCATGAAGCGGGTCACCTCGTGGCCGCAGGCGGTGCTCGGCCTTGCTTTCGCCTGGGGCGGCCTCGTCGGCTGGTCGGCGTTTACCGGCAGCCTCGCCTGGCCCGCCGTGCTGATCTATGCCGCCGCGAATTTCTGGACCATGGGCTATGACACGATCTATGCCCTGCAGGACGCGCGCGACGACGCTATAGCCGGCATCAAATCGACCGCGCGATTTTTCGGCAGCAATGTCCGCAGCGGCGTCGCGCTGCTTTACACTGCTGCGGTGATCCTGACGGCGCTCGCAGCAGTTTTGGCCCATGCCGGGCTCCTCGCATGGCTGGGCGTCGCCGGCTTTGCCGCCCATCTTGCCTGGCAGGTCCGGTCGATCGAGATTGGCAATGTGACCTTGTCGCTGCGGCTCTTCCGGTCCAACCGCGATGCGGGGCTTATCCTTTTCGCCGGATTTTTTCTGCAAGCGCTTATTGGCGCCTGA
- a CDS encoding 16S rRNA (uracil(1498)-N(3))-methyltransferase gives MSRYDFTSHRLFLDAPLHAGAEIALNKDQANYLLNVLRLPEAAGVLVFNGRDGEWRAQLSIASKKAARLIATEKTRGQDRPADIELLFAPLKHARLDYMVQKAVEMGVCAIRPVITRRTQASRVNLERMRANVIEAAEQCGVLSLPKVHAEVPLRQVLDEWPQKNRTLIFCDEDAAPGGPLAALETLRRGGSVPPLSLVIGPEGGFDPEERAQFLLLSNVLRLSLGPRILRADTAAVAALALVQACLGDWR, from the coding sequence TTGTCCCGCTACGATTTCACCTCGCACCGGCTATTTCTCGATGCGCCTCTGCATGCCGGGGCCGAAATTGCCCTGAATAAGGACCAGGCGAATTATCTTCTCAATGTCCTGCGGTTGCCGGAGGCCGCTGGCGTGCTGGTTTTCAACGGCCGAGACGGCGAATGGCGCGCCCAGCTCAGCATCGCCTCGAAAAAGGCGGCGCGGCTCATCGCGACGGAGAAAACGCGCGGCCAGGACCGGCCCGCCGATATCGAACTGCTGTTCGCGCCGCTCAAACACGCGCGGCTCGATTACATGGTGCAGAAGGCGGTCGAAATGGGAGTTTGCGCGATTCGTCCGGTCATCACCCGGCGCACGCAAGCCTCCCGGGTCAATCTGGAGCGAATGCGGGCCAATGTGATCGAGGCAGCGGAACAATGCGGCGTGCTGTCTCTCCCGAAAGTCCATGCCGAGGTGCCGCTGCGGCAGGTTTTGGACGAATGGCCGCAGAAGAATCGCACGTTGATCTTTTGCGACGAGGACGCGGCGCCCGGCGGTCCGCTCGCCGCGCTCGAGACGTTACGCCGCGGGGGATCCGTGCCGCCGCTCTCCCTCGTGATCGGTCCCGAAGGTGGGTTCGATCCGGAGGAGCGCGCGCAATTCCTGCTCCTTTCCAATGTGTTGCGCCTGTCTTTGGGGCCCCGCATCCTGCGTGCGGACACGGCGGCGGTCGCAGCGCTGGCGCTTGTTCAGGCCTGCTTGGGGGATTGGCGCTAA
- a CDS encoding porin, which translates to MKRLACLLLILPAAGAFAGEPLPNRGGAAAVRTSQCAGYGPGFVPVEGTTTCVKVSGYVRAEYSWNSTGFKGHFSRPADVAPPAPATTGAILSTGGARGGHTGTLTQGSITMDVRTPTGLGTARSYLRLRADQFSGAMSSDNR; encoded by the coding sequence GTGAAGCGTCTCGCTTGTCTCTTGCTCATTTTGCCCGCCGCCGGCGCTTTCGCCGGCGAGCCGCTGCCCAATCGCGGCGGTGCTGCGGCGGTGAGGACGAGTCAGTGCGCGGGCTACGGTCCCGGCTTCGTCCCCGTCGAGGGCACGACGACCTGCGTGAAGGTCAGCGGCTATGTCCGGGCCGAATACAGCTGGAATTCGACCGGTTTCAAGGGGCATTTCTCTCGTCCAGCCGACGTCGCGCCGCCGGCACCCGCGACGACCGGCGCCATTCTATCGACCGGTGGCGCGCGCGGCGGGCATACGGGCACCTTGACCCAAGGATCCATCACCATGGATGTGCGGACGCCGACGGGCCTCGGGACGGCGCGCAGCTATTTGCGCCTGCGGGCCGATCAGTTCAGCGGCGCAATGTCGTCCGACAACCGCTAA
- a CDS encoding glutamate--cysteine ligase has protein sequence MARDISDSTPITSRDELVAWFEKGNKGNGSLRVGTEHEKFVFHKNTLAPVCYEGDAGIRALLEGMQKRTGWEPIEDQGHLIGLFDSVGGGAISLEPGGQFELSGAPLETVHQTHAETERHLNDVRAIGDALGLGFLGLGHSPLWSLKDTPVMPKSRYRIMANYMPKVGTRGLDMMFRTCTVQANLDFTDEADMVQKLRVSLALQPVITALFANSPFTENKLNGYLSMRSEIWRDTDNARAGMMPFAFESGMGFERYVDYALDVPMYFVKRGDIYHDVAGASFRDLLAGKLTALPGECATLSDWANHLSTIFPEVRLKRYLEMRGADCGMPPFIDALPALCVGLLYDHQALDAAWDLVKAWSAEERQRLRDDVPRLALNAKIQGRAVREIAGQVLELAEHGLKRRGHLDASGRNEAIYLAPLHRIVERGRTSAEDLIDAYQGPWRGSVAPVFTSNYL, from the coding sequence ATGGCGCGCGATATTTCCGACTCCACCCCGATCACGTCGCGCGACGAACTGGTCGCCTGGTTCGAAAAGGGAAACAAAGGCAACGGGTCGTTGCGGGTCGGCACCGAACACGAGAAATTCGTGTTCCATAAGAACACCCTCGCGCCCGTCTGCTACGAGGGCGATGCCGGCATCCGCGCCTTGCTTGAAGGCATGCAGAAGCGCACCGGATGGGAGCCGATCGAGGACCAGGGCCATTTGATCGGTCTGTTCGATTCTGTTGGCGGCGGAGCGATTTCGCTGGAGCCGGGCGGACAATTCGAACTCTCCGGCGCGCCGCTCGAAACCGTGCACCAGACCCATGCGGAAACCGAACGCCATTTGAATGACGTTCGGGCCATCGGCGATGCGCTCGGATTGGGCTTCCTCGGTCTTGGCCATTCGCCGCTCTGGAGCCTGAAAGACACGCCGGTCATGCCGAAAAGCCGCTATCGGATCATGGCGAATTACATGCCGAAAGTCGGCACGCGCGGTCTCGATATGATGTTCCGCACGTGTACGGTGCAGGCCAATCTCGACTTCACCGACGAAGCCGACATGGTGCAGAAATTGCGCGTCTCCTTGGCGCTGCAGCCGGTGATTACCGCCCTATTCGCCAATTCGCCCTTCACCGAAAACAAGCTGAACGGCTATTTGTCGATGCGCTCCGAGATCTGGCGCGATACGGACAATGCGCGCGCGGGGATGATGCCGTTTGCTTTCGAGTCGGGCATGGGTTTTGAGCGCTATGTCGATTATGCCCTCGACGTGCCGATGTATTTCGTCAAACGGGGCGATATTTATCACGATGTGGCGGGCGCGAGTTTCCGCGACCTGCTCGCCGGGAAATTGACGGCTCTGCCGGGCGAGTGCGCGACGCTCTCCGATTGGGCCAATCATCTCTCGACAATTTTTCCCGAGGTGCGCCTGAAGCGCTATCTCGAAATGCGCGGCGCCGATTGCGGCATGCCGCCATTCATCGATGCTCTGCCGGCACTCTGCGTCGGCCTACTCTACGATCATCAGGCGCTCGATGCGGCTTGGGATCTGGTAAAGGCCTGGAGCGCGGAGGAACGCCAGCGCTTGCGCGATGACGTCCCGCGCCTGGCGCTGAACGCAAAAATCCAAGGCCGCGCGGTGCGGGAGATCGCCGGCCAAGTGCTCGAACTTGCGGAACACGGCCTCAAACGGCGCGGCCATCTCGACGCAAGCGGCCGTAATGAGGCGATCTATCTCGCGCCGCTCCACCGCATCGTCGAGCGCGGCCGGACCTCGGCGGAAGACCTAATCGACGCGTATCAGGGCCCGTGGCGCGGCTCGGTCGCGCCCGTCTTCACGAGCAACTATCTTTAG
- a CDS encoding carboxylate-amine ligase translates to MSNSGLPPILTSVETSSLYSFGIEEEYFVTRLDTRDTCQQLPRSFVESCRKELGEVFEREMLQAQVEIATPPSIDMAEARQALASYRGTLGRIAADHDLGVLAAGTHPLAAWSRQRATEARRYGQIMHDLQMLGSRNMVCGMHVHVSLPDPDRRVNIMTRLTPFLPLLLALSTSSPFWQGRRTGLMGYRLASYDELPRTGLPELFLSAKDYQHYIDVMTAAHAINDATYVWWAVRPSAKYPTLELRIADSCTRVDDAIAIAALYRALIRKLDREPQINADLTAASRAIALENKWRAQRYGIHGSFVDEKQRKAVTIKQALDDLLELVGEDAEALGCLNEAQSARDILHRGTSACQQLAIYSEARGRGKEARTALEPVVDWLMATTMGRPLTPTVPALAEAFL, encoded by the coding sequence ATGAGCAACTCTGGACTCCCTCCGATCCTCACGTCGGTAGAAACATCTTCACTATATTCATTTGGGATTGAGGAGGAATATTTTGTTACGCGCCTAGACACACGCGATACTTGCCAACAATTACCACGCTCGTTCGTGGAATCGTGCCGCAAAGAGCTTGGAGAAGTCTTCGAACGCGAAATGCTGCAGGCGCAGGTCGAAATCGCGACGCCGCCCAGCATCGATATGGCCGAAGCGCGTCAGGCGCTCGCCTCCTATCGCGGCACGCTTGGCCGGATCGCCGCCGATCATGATCTCGGCGTCTTGGCAGCCGGAACCCATCCGCTCGCCGCCTGGTCGCGGCAAAGGGCGACCGAGGCGCGCCGCTACGGACAGATCATGCATGATTTGCAGATGCTCGGCTCGCGCAACATGGTCTGCGGCATGCATGTCCATGTCTCGTTGCCGGATCCCGACCGGCGCGTGAACATCATGACGCGGCTCACGCCGTTCCTGCCCCTGTTGCTGGCGCTCTCGACATCCTCGCCGTTCTGGCAGGGCCGGCGCACGGGCCTCATGGGCTATCGCCTCGCCTCCTACGATGAATTGCCGCGCACGGGCCTGCCGGAATTGTTCCTGTCGGCCAAGGACTATCAGCACTACATCGACGTGATGACGGCCGCGCATGCGATTAACGATGCGACCTATGTCTGGTGGGCGGTCCGCCCCTCGGCCAAATATCCGACGCTGGAGTTGCGCATCGCCGATTCGTGCACCCGCGTCGACGACGCCATCGCCATCGCCGCCCTGTACCGCGCTCTCATCCGCAAACTCGACCGCGAACCGCAGATCAATGCCGACCTGACCGCCGCCTCGCGGGCGATCGCGCTCGAAAACAAGTGGCGCGCGCAGCGCTACGGCATTCACGGCTCCTTTGTCGACGAGAAGCAGCGCAAGGCGGTCACGATCAAACAGGCGCTCGACGACCTGCTGGAATTGGTCGGGGAAGACGCCGAGGCCCTGGGCTGCCTGAACGAGGCCCAGTCCGCCCGCGATATCCTGCATCGCGGCACGTCGGCGTGCCAGCAATTGGCGATCTACAGCGAGGCGCGCGGGCGCGGCAAGGAAGCGCGGACGGCGCTCGAACCCGTGGTCGATTGGCTGATGGCCACAACCATGGGCCGGCCGCTCACACCGACCGTGCCGGCGCTGGCCGAGGCTTTTCTGTAG
- a CDS encoding LysR substrate-binding domain-containing protein, translating into MAVLLDVDQLKALIAIADTGSFTRAAEIVHKTQSAISMQMKRLEERIGRPIFERDGRSSKLTDDGERLLDYARRIVRLNLEALASFTEADLAGRVRLGLPDDYADRYLPEILARFSASNPRVEVAVICEPTPMLAERIATGDLDLAIITHVEALGGAAIIRRERLLWVTSARHAVHESTPLPLAVGRPTCNWRQAAALGLEGLGRPFRVLYSSWNSNAVGAAVLAGLAVSVLPESAVRPGMRILGPSDGFPALPSVKIGLMRNRHDPSVLADALATHIIASLDNLSGSEIERIDGIAAE; encoded by the coding sequence ATGGCGGTTCTGTTGGATGTGGATCAGTTGAAGGCGTTGATCGCCATCGCCGACACCGGCTCGTTCACCCGCGCCGCCGAAATCGTGCACAAGACCCAGTCGGCGATTTCCATGCAGATGAAGCGGCTCGAAGAGCGGATCGGCCGGCCGATTTTCGAACGGGACGGGCGCTCCTCGAAGCTCACCGACGACGGCGAGAGATTGCTGGACTACGCGCGGCGGATCGTCCGGCTGAATTTGGAGGCGCTCGCGAGCTTCACCGAAGCCGACCTTGCCGGACGGGTGCGCCTCGGTCTCCCGGACGATTATGCCGACCGCTACCTGCCGGAAATCCTCGCCCGCTTTTCCGCCTCGAATCCACGTGTCGAAGTCGCGGTCATCTGCGAGCCGACGCCGATGCTGGCGGAGCGGATCGCGACCGGCGATCTCGACCTTGCCATCATCACCCATGTGGAAGCGCTCGGCGGTGCCGCGATCATCCGGCGCGAGCGGCTCCTATGGGTGACGTCAGCCCGCCACGCCGTGCACGAGTCAACGCCGCTGCCGCTGGCGGTCGGCCGCCCGACCTGCAATTGGCGCCAGGCGGCGGCCCTCGGCCTCGAAGGCCTTGGCCGGCCGTTCCGCGTGCTCTATTCGAGCTGGAACTCGAACGCAGTCGGCGCGGCGGTGCTTGCCGGTCTTGCCGTGTCGGTGCTGCCGGAAAGCGCCGTGCGCCCGGGCATGCGGATTCTCGGCCCTTCCGACGGTTTTCCGGCCCTGCCTTCGGTCAAGATCGGCCTGATGCGCAATCGCCACGACCCGTCGGTCCTAGCGGACGCGCTCGCCACCCACATCATAGCCAGCCTCGACAATCTCTCCGGCTCCGAGATCGAGCGGATCGACGGAATCGCCGCCGAATGA
- a CDS encoding DUF1127 domain-containing protein, whose protein sequence is MMTSTLKTDTASLSGMTPVARPATKRSVWQKIVAAARAWRHRRTIANLYTFDDTMLRDIGLNRGDVASALSEPLFRDASDVLARRASESRAAYRAQAREALQAAAALRRGELNNVD, encoded by the coding sequence ATGATGACTTCTACGCTCAAGACCGACACCGCCAGCCTTTCCGGCATGACGCCGGTAGCGCGCCCGGCCACGAAGCGCAGCGTCTGGCAGAAAATCGTCGCCGCAGCGCGCGCGTGGCGCCACCGCCGCACGATCGCCAATCTTTATACGTTCGACGATACGATGTTGCGCGATATCGGATTGAATCGCGGCGATGTGGCGTCGGCTCTCTCCGAGCCCCTGTTCCGCGACGCCTCCGATGTTCTTGCCCGGCGCGCGTCCGAATCGCGGGCAGCCTACCGGGCACAAGCACGCGAAGCGCTTCAAGCCGCTGCCGCGCTGCGCCGCGGAGAATTGAACAACGTCGATTAA
- a CDS encoding DUF937 domain-containing protein, with protein MINLNDIVQSAAGGNGAAALGQQFGLSSDQTQSVLNSLMPSISAGLQNQASTTGGLGDLLNSITHPTSQANYNDPGAAPGASGDLLNGMFGPALGNVIQHVSQETGVSPDVLQQMLPVVVSTVVGGLSAHMTNQGFGGVLGQLANAATQSGGLGQILANGAASQQSGGGLGGILGGLLGGLFGGGQQQAPAGGAQGATVQAGLDTLNQIIASHGVEMSPSQQQALQGALGNIVGNFLR; from the coding sequence ATGATTAATCTTAATGATATTGTGCAATCGGCGGCGGGCGGCAATGGCGCGGCGGCTCTGGGTCAGCAGTTTGGCCTCTCGTCCGACCAGACTCAATCGGTTCTCAACTCCCTGATGCCCAGCATCAGCGCGGGCCTGCAAAATCAGGCCTCGACGACGGGCGGCTTGGGCGACTTGCTCAACTCGATCACCCATCCGACCAGCCAGGCGAACTACAACGATCCCGGCGCGGCGCCCGGCGCCTCCGGCGACCTGCTCAATGGCATGTTCGGGCCGGCCTTGGGCAACGTGATCCAGCACGTCTCGCAAGAGACGGGGGTCAGCCCAGACGTGCTGCAGCAGATGCTGCCGGTTGTGGTATCGACCGTTGTCGGCGGCCTGTCCGCGCACATGACCAATCAAGGCTTTGGCGGCGTGCTCGGCCAGCTCGCCAATGCCGCCACCCAATCGGGCGGTCTGGGACAGATTCTGGCGAACGGCGCGGCAAGCCAGCAAAGCGGCGGCGGTTTGGGCGGCATTCTCGGCGGGCTGCTTGGCGGCCTATTCGGCGGCGGCCAGCAACAGGCGCCGGCCGGCGGCGCACAAGGTGCGACCGTCCAGGCCGGTCTCGATACGCTCAATCAGATCATCGCCAGCCACGGCGTCGAGATGTCCCCGTCCCAGCAACAGGCCCTCCAGGGAGCCTTGGGCAATATCGTGGGCAATTTCCTGCGCTAA